attaagaaaaattttaaacataaattcACACactatatatcacattttaatttataatttttttactaaatatttgatatatggataatgaataaaagaatttaattagtttaaaaagaataaatctaaaaaaatttaaaaaataaaaagaatataatatgtagtgtgtgaatttatttttgacagagctcttatattaataaaaaaataaaaaataaaacttttgttcttctctctctctctctctctctctctctctctctctcaaaagttAAAACAGATTCTCGGTGCTCTTCTGTGAAACAACCGTGCTAAGGCGAAGTGCATTTCGCCCGGCCCTCTGAAAATTTATGCTCTCTTGCTCACCTTGGTTTACAGTTTACCACCGTTAGTTTAAGAACATAAGAGGTTCGATAATTTTGGAGTGATTGGTGTCAAGCATGAATCATGATTTAGGACAATTGATATGCAGACCTTGGGTGCGTGcattttattctctttaaaaGACAAAGTTTTGTTCTGCTTTCTCTGAAACCCAGGCTAAAATGGACTTGTTGAAGATGTTATTTATTATCTGGTATTGCTGGCAGATTTTCATTCCCTCCTCCCACCTCATAACGTGTTGAAGAGATTAGGGGCTCTGCTGGTCTGCAGCAATTAGAACAGGAATTTGCAGATTTGGAGTTGAAGGCAGCTGATACTGATAGCTCTTTCTGGGATGATCGAGATAAAGCTCAAGAAATCCTTTCGGCCCTAACTGATATCAAAGACGAGATAAAATTACTTGCAGAGTTCAAACACCCAGGTTTATAAATCTTCTATCAGTCCATGATTATGTATTTCCGTGGGGGGAGCCTTAGGAGAAAGGGGATAATTTTGGATGAGCAGCAAGGGAGAAAGGAATTCTGAGTTTTAGATGAGGGTAAAATAGACATTTTACAAAGGCTGATGTGTGCGGGGTGTGCTTTATAACGGGGCgaatttttcctttcctttcgaTATTTGTTTGGTCGATTGCTTTTGTACGAATCCGAGCGGCATAGGCAGACACGGCAAACAATGGGGGCGACGGGAGGCGATGTGGAGGCTGGGTTCGCGAAGCTCCAAGGCGAAGACTTCGAGTACTACATGCAGACTTACTCTATCATCCTCGGCCGCAACTCCAAGAAATCGACCGTTGACGTCGACCTTTCCAGCCTCGGCGGTGGCATGAACATCTCACGCCACCACGCCCGCATCTTCTACGACTTTGCCCGCCGCCGCTTCGCCCTGGAGGTCCTTGGAAAGAATGGCTGCTTTGTCGAGGGCGTCCTCCACCTCCCTGGAAACCCCCCTGTCAAGCTCGACTCCCAGGACCTCCTTCAGATCGGGGACAAGGAGTTCTACTTCCTCCTGCCCGTGCGAAGCATCCTTGGTGGGCCTGTCGGTCACAGGCATTTCTTAGGCGCGGCGGCCGGGACCGTGGCCTCTGCTGCGCACTACGGGAATTTTCATCTGGCGGGGCCCACAGTGGCGCCTGCCGTAAAGAAGGGGAGAGGGAGGGACTTCTACGAGGAGGAGTacgatgatgaggatgagattggtggtggtgccGGAAGTGGCAAGAAGTTGAGGAGAGAAGGGTTTGAGGGGTACGGCTTCAGCGCTGGTGGTTCGGGCGGTAAGACCGGCTTGGCCGGAGTTTTGGGATAATTTTTCATCACGTTATTATTATGGTTTAGTTGGTTTGGGCTTCTTTTCCCTTTCCTCTTGGATATGTTTTTGATTAGCTGGTATTTTCCTATTTGCTTTTGTACTTTTTGGAAGATGTGGTTTTGACGGATTATGAACCAAGTTTATGTTTTCAGCtcacggttttttttttttctttttttaaatttaaaaacatttatcCAAGTATATTCTTATCGTTCGTAGGAGTAGGTACTTGAGTGCAGGGTCAGCAAGAACCTTGCTGTTCCATAGATCCAACACAACACCGTTGATATTATTGTTAGTGCCGCCTTTCTAGGATTTTGTTTATAAGAAAGGGATCGTGCTGTTCATTATGGGGGTGTGGGTGGTAATATTTTGTGTACGCGGATATCTTTGATATGTTTCGCCTGTACATACATTGAAGGGTTTTGGATGGAAATGCCTGCGGTTGTTGATTTTAAATTCCCTTGCCTGGCATTTTCTACATGTAAATTACCATGTTGGTTAAATGTTGCAATTCTTTTCAGGATTTATGATAATCTCTAGATGATAAATCTCACACGTTTtgttgctttcttgattatctGTAGTGTCAATGTCACTGGTTTCTTGATTGactgaaaaaatgaatattagggtgaaatctctctctctctctccatgacCTTCCATCTTCCATCTCTGGCGCTTCTCACCGGAGATGATCCTTGATTCTATTATTTTtgacttctttttcttgcttcgttttttttcttctcttttatcTCTTTCTTAGTTTGTTCTGTTAGCTTTCTGGGgtgtttttggtttgttttgtgtgatgGGTTCTTATCGGAAGTTATGCATTGATCAGAAGTTTTTTGAGTTCAGAAAAGAGAATGCTCGTTGGTGGAGGATTATTGAGTGCAGTTGGAGGTCACTAAATTCATATCCATTATTGTTGATTCTGTGGTCTGGTTAGCTTGTGCTGTGGGAGATGGTAGAGTGTCTGTTGGGTCTAATGAGCTTTTTAAAACTCGTAGGATAGGGAATCGAGTGTTGGTTGTTCAAAGAGGTGTAAATAGACATGGCAGGTTTTTGTCTATATTGGAGTTTGGTCATGATAGAAGAAGGTGTTTCATTGTTGTTCTAGAAGGTTTGAAGGGAGGGGTGGAGGAGGTTTGGAGATTTTTTGAGAGAAGTTGTCCCTTATTCCTCTGTTCAGCATGCAAAAAACAGAGTTCCCGTGAAGGTTGCATCCCTTTCAGTTGTTGATGAGGGTAGTAAGGGAACATTTGCTAAGGTTGTGAAGAAGTCGCTGCCGTGTATGGAGGGGAGTAAGGTGGTCAGAGGTAAGACTGGTGAGCAGTTTTCGATGTTGGGAGAGCAAGTGCAGAAGTCTGTCCATCTTCTTAAAAGCGATGGTTCGAATTCCATAGATGGTTTGTCAGGAGATGGGAAGGATTTACTGT
This genomic interval from Carya illinoinensis cultivar Pawnee chromosome 2, C.illinoinensisPawnee_v1, whole genome shotgun sequence contains the following:
- the LOC122297712 gene encoding FHA domain-containing protein FHA2, with the translated sequence MGATGGDVEAGFAKLQGEDFEYYMQTYSIILGRNSKKSTVDVDLSSLGGGMNISRHHARIFYDFARRRFALEVLGKNGCFVEGVLHLPGNPPVKLDSQDLLQIGDKEFYFLLPVRSILGGPVGHRHFLGAAAGTVASAAHYGNFHLAGPTVAPAVKKGRGRDFYEEEYDDEDEIGGGAGSGKKLRREGFEGYGFSAGGSGEKKAEGRLRVDRDADNHQLLQLEEKDVVSTVATALSDICGPGEWMPMEKLHTVLLDKYANVWHHSRVRRYLTSEDWPGPESKGKPWYGLLMLLRKYPEHFVINTRSKGRITLEFVSLVSLLS